One Miscanthus floridulus cultivar M001 chromosome 11, ASM1932011v1, whole genome shotgun sequence DNA window includes the following coding sequences:
- the LOC136494470 gene encoding uncharacterized protein, whose translation MAAAEAEASSRRAELCAAAVSVADAASWWCAVALVALVLLGALRAETTTAGDGAYRRQFRGPPLGGPAARPCEEVYVVGEGETLHSISDKCGDPFIVERNPHIHDPDDVFPGLVIALCPTKNT comes from the coding sequence ATGGCCGCCGCCGAGGCAGAGGCGAGCAGCCGGCGCGCGGAGCTGTGCGCGGCGGCCGTGTCGGTCGCGGACGCGGCCTCGTGGTGGTGCGCGGTGGCGCTGGTGGCGCTCGTGCTGCTCGGCGCGCTCCGCGCGGAGACGACGACCGCGGGCGACGGCGCGTATCGTCGTCAGTTCCGGGGTCCGCCGCTGGGCGGCCCCGCGGCGCGGCCGTGCGAGGAGGTGTACGTGGTCGGGGAAGGCGAGACGCTGCACAGCATCAGCGATAAGTGCGGGGACCCCTTCATCGTGGAGCGGAACCCGCACATACACGACCCCGACGACGTCTTCCCGGGCCTCGTCATCGCGCTCTGCCCCACCAAGAACACCTAG